The genomic region AATACATCATTACGGAAGTATTTATGGATTTTAGCCATGCTAAAAACGGTGTCAGATTCTTTATCGTTTAATTGGCTTATGGCTGTTAAATCGTCGGTGGTTTTGTCTAACAGTTTTGCAGGCAACAACACATTATTATAATCAGGGTGTGAAGTATCTGTTGTTACTGTTTCATACACCAATTGCATGGCCAATAAGCGCAGGGGGTGTGTTTGCTCCAAAATCTCGGTACAGCCAAGTGTTTTTGAGGAAATGGGCTCCACGTCCTTTTTTTGGCAAGCGAACAAGAGCGTTACTAGAAGTAGCAGGGGGTAAATTTTTGCCATAACTATCTCACTTAACGTATAGTTAGCAGGCAGGGTTTAAAGCAAAGGATAAAAATTTTATTGGACTTTATCCAGCTTCACCATCCATAGTTTTACTGATGCTCCGTTTCCCGAGGCGTGGTAAAAGCAAGAGTCTCCGCGGGTTTCCAATATTTTTGTTTTAACCTTTTTTGGAAGCATATACACCATGCTCTTGGGATAACAGTCTATAAAGTCAAGTGTATACTCGCAATCGCTGGTCCACTTTATTTTATAGGTAGTCCACTTGTTTGTACCGTGTATTATTTCTTTTTGGATGCTGTCGTTTCGCTCCAAAATGTAATACCCTTCGGGTACACTTTTGTCTCCGGTGCCAAAACTCCCTGTGTGAAAGTAAACACAGTTCTTTTCTGTTTGATTAGAATGTATGAATGTAAATGAAGCGATGGGCAACACGGCCAACAATAGCAGCAGGTATTTCATTGTTAGGATTGAGAAGACAGTTCAGTGAGTTTATCAGCTATTTTTCGGTCGTTGCTCAAGCGTGGTACTTTATTTTGCCCGCCTAGTTTACCCTCGGCCTTCATGTAATTAATAAAGGTGTTTTTGGGTACGCTGTTAAGTTTTAAAGGCAACAGGATATTGCCCACTATCAAATCGTAGTAATACACGTTTTTCTTTTGCAGGGCTTCATCTACTTTTTTTGCAAAGGCAGCTAAGTCTTTAGGCTCAGTACCAAACTCCACAAACCACTCGTGGTAGCTTTGTCCTTTAGTTTGCGAAACGTAGGGAGCTACCGTAAACTCAATCACATCTACACCTTCTTCGGCAGCCACGCTCATAAGCGCGTGTTCTACTTCTTCGCCAATTACGTGTTCGCCAAAGGCTGATATAAAGTGTTTTATACGACCTGTAACCACCAAACGGTAGGGAGCAGTGCTTACAAATTTTACCGTATCGCCAATGCTGTAGCCCCAAAGCCCCGCATTGGTGTTTAATATCACTGCATAGTTAACGCCCACTTGCACATCTTTAAGACTGATGCGGGTGGGGTTTTCGTCAAAATATTCAGCCGTTGGGATAAACTCAAAAAAGATACCCTCGTTTAGTACCAGCAACAAGCCTTCTTCTTTCTGACTGTCTTGAAATGCTATAAACCCTTCTGATGCGGGGTAAGTTTCAATCGTGTCAATTTGTTTGCCTATGCTGTCAATCAGCTTTTTGCGGTAGGGTTCAAAGTTTACACCACCATACACAAACACGCTGAAGTTGGGGAAAATGTCTTTAATCTTCTTGCCTGTTTTCTCGGTCAGTTTATCAAAATACATCTGTACCCAAGGTGGAATACCGCTAATAAGCGTCATGTCCTTATTCACAGTTTCGCCCACAATAGCATCCACTTTGGTTTCCCAATCGTCAATGCAGTTAGTGGTGTAGCTGGGTAGTTGGTTGCGTCGCAGGTACTGGGGTACGTGGTGGTTTACTATACCTGATAAGCGACCCGTAAAAATGCCGTTCTTTTTATCCAACTCAGGGCTGCCCGATAAGAAAATCAAACCGCCGTCAATAAAGGCTGCATTTCCGGTTTCGTTTATATACATCAACAATGCGTTTCGGGCGCAGTTAATGTGGTTGGGCATACTTTCTTTACTAATGGGTATGTATTTTACCCCCGATGTAGTGCCCGATGTTTTTGACAGGTATAAAGGTTTGCCTTTCCAAGTTACGTCTTCCTCGCCGGCTACTACACGCTCCAAGTAGGGGCGCAGAGCTTCGTAATCACGCACGGGTACTTGTTTTTTAAACTGCTCGTAAGTTGTAGTTGCCGTGATACCGTGGTCGCGGCCAAAGGCTGTTTGCGCCAATACGGCCATGTGGCTGCTAAATACCTTTTGTTGGGTTTCAACAGGTTGTGAGGCCCATTTTTTAATTTGCTTGCTAACAATGGCTGCCAGCGGTTTGGCAAGTATCGACTTAATTCCCATACGTGGTTGCGAAGTTAGGTGTTTACACTAAAACCCAATATTGAAAAGTTGAGATACGGTATAGGGTTTAAACCCTATACTGTTAAAATTACAAAGCGTGTAAGGACTTAAGTCCTTACACGCTTTGTAATCGCAAAAGGGTCGGATTTCAATCCGACATCTATTTTATAAGAGGATAATCTACTTCGTTATCTCTGTAATCACAGCATCTTCAAAATCTAAAAACGTTTGTTTCAATCCGCTTTTAGCATTGGTGCCGTAGTTTACAATAAATGTCATCGTAGTTTTCTGATTAGGGAAATAGAAGCAATCGGCACTGTATCCCAAGTCGCGCCCTGTGTGGCCGTAGGCAAACTTAGTATCGCCTTTGTAGCTGAAACGTTTCATGGCTCCCAATCCTAAAAATATGTAGGGGTCTTCCTCGTTAAACGTAAGCATCTCATCAAGCGTAGCTTGTTTCAATAATGTTTTGTCCCTAAACAAAGCGTCAGCAAAAATGGCAATATCGCGAACGGTTGCATACATACCCCCGTATCCGTTACCGCTGCCTGTGTTGTAGTTGCTCACATTCACAATGGTGCCGTTGTTATACAAATCAAAATATCCTTGTGCAGTATTGGCCGGCAACCCCACGTTTGAGTAGTAATACACGTGTTGCAGATTTAACGGGGTAAGGATTTTTTCTTTCACCAACTCATGGTGCGGGCGACCTGCTATTTTGCTCAGTACCATGCCCAGCAACATCGTATTGGTGTTTGAATAATCTGCCCGTTGGCCGCAGGCAAAGTTGGCATCTTGTCCGTAAGCAAACTCAATCAACTCATCAGAGTCCCACGTTTGGTCGGGGTTGTTCAAAACCTCCAAATAAAACTTACTGTTAGTGGTAAGATCATAAATTCCCGATGTATGATTCATCAACTGGCGGATGGTAGCGCAATTTGCGTTGGCTACTTTTTCAACTACCTCGGCGGGAAGGTAGGCCGCAGCAGGGTCGTCGTAATCAAATTTGCCTTCTTCGGCCATTAGGTGAGCCACGGTACCCACAAACATTTTGGTTACACTGGCCACCTTCGAAACTACGCAAGGGGCCATGTTAATGTTCTTATCAATATCAGCTTTTCCTGCCGAACCTATCCAAACACCGTTGTCATCGCGAATGTATAATACAGCTCCGGGTAGTCCTTTTTTCACATACGTATTTAAGATGTTTTGATAGATAGCCGCTTTGGGGTGGTTTTGACTGCTGTCAACAAAATCAATTTCACAGGTTTGGGTAGGAGGGACAGC from Bacteroidota bacterium harbors:
- a CDS encoding GH3 auxin-responsive promoter family protein; amino-acid sequence: MGIKSILAKPLAAIVSKQIKKWASQPVETQQKVFSSHMAVLAQTAFGRDHGITATTTYEQFKKQVPVRDYEALRPYLERVVAGEEDVTWKGKPLYLSKTSGTTSGVKYIPISKESMPNHINCARNALLMYINETGNAAFIDGGLIFLSGSPELDKKNGIFTGRLSGIVNHHVPQYLRRNQLPSYTTNCIDDWETKVDAIVGETVNKDMTLISGIPPWVQMYFDKLTEKTGKKIKDIFPNFSVFVYGGVNFEPYRKKLIDSIGKQIDTIETYPASEGFIAFQDSQKEEGLLLVLNEGIFFEFIPTAEYFDENPTRISLKDVQVGVNYAVILNTNAGLWGYSIGDTVKFVSTAPYRLVVTGRIKHFISAFGEHVIGEEVEHALMSVAAEEGVDVIEFTVAPYVSQTKGQSYHEWFVEFGTEPKDLAAFAKKVDEALQKKNVYYYDLIVGNILLPLKLNSVPKNTFINYMKAEGKLGGQNKVPRLSNDRKIADKLTELSSQS
- a CDS encoding beta-lactamase family protein, with protein sequence MKYLLLYICCIAALLTSSCKDGAVPPTQTCEIDFVDSSQNHPKAAIYQNILNTYVKKGLPGAVLYIRDDNGVWIGSAGKADIDKNINMAPCVVSKVASVTKMFVGTVAHLMAEEGKFDYDDPAAAYLPAEVVEKVANANCATIRQLMNHTSGIYDLTTNSKFYLEVLNNPDQTWDSDELIEFAYGQDANFACGQRADYSNTNTMLLGMVLSKIAGRPHHELVKEKILTPLNLQHVYYYSNVGLPANTAQGYFDLYNNGTIVNVSNYNTGSGNGYGGMYATVRDIAIFADALFRDKTLLKQATLDEMLTFNEEDPYIFLGLGAMKRFSYKGDTKFAYGHTGRDLGYSADCFYFPNQKTTMTFIVNYGTNAKSGLKQTFLDFEDAVITEITK